A genomic segment from Elusimicrobiota bacterium encodes:
- a CDS encoding transglutaminase-like domain-containing protein: MRVVGAREVLQAGLAGTEQLVEKITTIIRDQAKRADVRELARRIVRLAPPQDATAEIQATWDYLTGLNAPPYRADPVDVQLLTTPGAWEGLSGVDCKKYTIVAGSILEALGHPVKVRVVDQRAQLGAEAGYHHVYLQVFNKDRGTWVPFDPVTKSFRRPAANVGTEPAHRARRTYMLRPAYNGSRRPQPIGFDLYNDLIKPFDPTRPENTGVRAAWSLIPGGSAIVAAADATAAVQKEAWARQAAAEKAAKDAAAAQAAAAAKSQPSEKPRIATGRSSLIKKKGTTTTTAAPPPPPPAPAPGMSTTTKVVAGVAGAAVVAGLLYALTRKPKARRANPRRKKSQGKRRAA; the protein is encoded by the coding sequence ATGAGGGTCGTCGGCGCGCGTGAGGTGCTGCAGGCGGGGCTCGCTGGCACGGAGCAGCTCGTGGAGAAGATCACCACGATCATCCGTGACCAGGCGAAGCGCGCCGACGTGCGCGAGCTCGCGCGCCGCATCGTGCGTCTGGCACCCCCGCAGGACGCGACCGCCGAGATTCAGGCGACCTGGGACTACCTCACCGGGCTCAACGCGCCGCCCTACCGCGCCGACCCCGTCGACGTGCAGCTCCTCACCACGCCCGGCGCCTGGGAGGGCCTCAGCGGCGTGGACTGCAAGAAGTACACGATCGTCGCGGGCTCCATCCTCGAGGCGCTCGGCCACCCGGTGAAGGTGCGCGTCGTCGACCAGCGCGCGCAGCTCGGCGCCGAGGCCGGCTACCACCACGTGTACCTGCAGGTCTTCAACAAGGACCGCGGGACCTGGGTTCCGTTCGACCCCGTCACGAAGTCGTTTCGTCGGCCCGCTGCCAACGTCGGTACCGAGCCAGCGCACCGCGCCAGGAGGACCTACATGCTTCGCCCTGCGTACAACGGCAGCCGGCGGCCGCAGCCGATCGGGTTCGACCTCTACAACGACCTGATCAAGCCCTTCGACCCCACGCGGCCCGAGAACACCGGGGTTCGCGCGGCCTGGAGCCTCATCCCTGGTGGGAGCGCGATCGTCGCCGCCGCCGACGCGACCGCTGCCGTGCAGAAAGAGGCCTGGGCACGTCAGGCCGCCGCGGAGAAGGCCGCGAAGGACGCCGCCGCTGCGCAGGCCGCTGCGGCGGCGAAGAGCCAGCCCTCGGAGAAGCCGCGCATCGCGACGGGCCGGTCGAGCCTCATCAAGAAGAAGGGGACGACGACCACCACCGCCGCGCCGCCTCCTCCTCCGCCGGCTCCCGCGCCCGGCATGAGCACCACGACGAAGGTCGTCGCGGGCGTCGCCGGCGCCGCGGTCGTGGCCGGCCTCCTGTACGCGCTCACCCGGAAGCCCAAGGCCCGGCGCGCCAACCCGCGCCGCAAGAAGAGCCAGGGCAAGAGGCGGGCGGCCTGA
- a CDS encoding type II toxin-antitoxin system PemK/MazF family toxin — MSDRPPRQWEVWKVWLGEPVGHEQKGEHYAVVLSCSRVPDELGLATVAPITSGEHGPWTVKFDGHQARIPLTPSYVECHQVRTLSISPERFLWRVSKGIDESVRGKIRVALGSLFRDASEDGDSTPDV; from the coding sequence GTGAGCGATCGTCCTCCGCGACAGTGGGAAGTCTGGAAGGTCTGGCTCGGTGAGCCGGTCGGGCATGAGCAGAAGGGCGAGCACTACGCCGTGGTGCTGTCCTGCAGCCGGGTACCTGACGAACTTGGGCTCGCGACGGTTGCGCCGATCACCTCAGGGGAGCACGGCCCCTGGACGGTCAAGTTCGACGGCCACCAGGCCCGTATTCCTCTCACGCCGTCGTACGTGGAATGCCATCAGGTGCGGACCCTGTCGATCTCGCCGGAACGCTTCCTCTGGCGGGTGTCGAAGGGCATCGACGAGTCCGTGCGCGGGAAGATTCGCGTCGCTCTCGGCTCGCTCTTTCGGGATGCCTCCGAGGATGGTGACAGCACCCCCGACGTGTAG
- a CDS encoding type II toxin-antitoxin system HicB family antitoxin, which translates to MRREFPARIWREGKWWLAHSAELNIASNGRTEKEAAAMLKDAIEQFFQPDPPIPAKPNAVIVVDVPDDCINPATGFKVYGVPPSKSDPDLIVSETRQVNPGRRKTRRRG; encoded by the coding sequence ATGAGGCGCGAGTTCCCCGCAAGAATCTGGCGCGAAGGCAAGTGGTGGCTCGCGCACAGCGCCGAGCTCAACATCGCCAGCAACGGCCGCACGGAGAAGGAAGCGGCTGCGATGCTGAAAGACGCGATCGAGCAGTTCTTCCAGCCCGATCCACCAATTCCCGCGAAGCCGAACGCGGTCATCGTCGTCGACGTGCCCGACGACTGCATCAACCCCGCCACCGGCTTCAAGGTGTACGGAGTGCCCCCCTCCAAAAGCGACCCCGACCTGATCGTCAGCGAGACGCGTCAGGTGAACCCGGGCCGTCGGAAGACCCGACGCCGCGGCTGA
- a CDS encoding type II toxin-antitoxin system HicA family toxin, translated as MTVREVVRVLKRAGFERARHGKHEGYRHPSGLFVPVPVHTGDVPPGTLRSIFELAGISRERLRELLDA; from the coding sequence ATGACGGTGCGAGAGGTCGTGCGAGTCCTCAAGCGCGCAGGTTTCGAGCGTGCTCGCCACGGCAAGCACGAGGGCTATCGGCATCCGTCAGGGCTCTTCGTTCCAGTGCCTGTCCATACCGGCGACGTTCCGCCAGGCACGCTGCGCAGCATCTTCGAGCTCGCAGGTATCTCGCGGGAGCGGCTCCGCGAGTTGCTCGACGCGTGA
- a CDS encoding helix-turn-helix domain-containing protein — MKIGDRLRILRAARGMSQADVARMTQLSGPTISHIEAGGPQPRSYNLEKIAKALEVHLDALHFDVVCLREVLRITGVSVDDVAELPNVETTLTRTARELSRQLSPAQDEHAATLLKGLVGFQLAAPGGQVQTSAAAPAQGVEGDGKRKGEP; from the coding sequence GTGAAGATCGGAGACCGACTGCGGATCTTGCGAGCGGCACGCGGCATGTCTCAGGCCGACGTGGCTCGGATGACTCAGCTCTCTGGTCCGACGATCAGCCACATCGAGGCCGGCGGTCCGCAGCCCCGCAGCTACAACCTGGAGAAGATCGCCAAGGCCCTCGAGGTGCATCTCGACGCGCTGCACTTCGACGTGGTGTGCCTGCGCGAGGTGCTGCGGATCACCGGCGTTTCGGTCGATGACGTCGCTGAGCTCCCGAACGTCGAAACGACGCTGACCCGCACCGCCCGCGAGCTCAGCCGCCAGCTCAGCCCCGCCCAGGACGAGCACGCCGCCACCCTCCTCAAGGGCCTCGTCGGGTTCCAGCTCGCCGCCCCGGGCGGGCAAGTGCAGACGTCTGCAGCGGCCCCCGCGCAGGGGGTGGAGGGCGACGGGAAGCGGAAGGGGGAGCCGTGA